A genomic window from Pseudoalteromonas piratica includes:
- the flgC gene encoding flagellar basal body rod protein FlgC, which yields MSLYNVFNISGTGMSAQSVRLNTTASNLSNANSVSSSADETYRARHPVFSAELSKALNSQQGEAVGVKVLGIVESDKPLKREFNPEHPLADKDGFIYKPNVNVVEEMANMISASRNYQTNVQVADAAKQMLSRTLRMGQN from the coding sequence ATGAGTTTGTACAACGTATTTAATATTTCCGGGACAGGCATGAGTGCGCAATCGGTTCGATTGAATACTACGGCTAGTAATTTATCGAACGCAAACTCAGTGAGTTCCAGCGCCGATGAAACATATCGAGCAAGACACCCTGTATTCTCAGCCGAGTTGAGCAAGGCCCTTAACTCGCAACAGGGAGAAGCTGTGGGTGTAAAAGTGCTCGGTATTGTAGAAAGTGATAAACCACTTAAACGAGAGTTTAATCCAGAGCATCCGTTAGCAGACAAAGATGGCTTTATTTATAAGCCAAATGTCAATGTGGTTGAAGAAATGGCCAATATGATTTCAGCATCTCGTAATTATCAGACTAATGTGCAAGTAGCTGATGCTGCAAAACAAATGTTATCTCGCACATTGAGAATGGGTCAAAACTAA
- the flgB gene encoding flagellar basal body rod protein FlgB, which yields MAISFDRALGIHPQATLARSQRAEVLATNIANADTPNYKARDIDFSKALEQAKSSQSKRLATTHEKHFDLSINSLESNTLYRIPNQPDTGDGNTVDMQLERGKYVQNAMEYQASINFLGGKFKGLKKALGGQGA from the coding sequence ATGGCTATCAGTTTTGACAGAGCATTAGGTATACATCCGCAAGCAACATTGGCTCGTTCACAAAGAGCAGAGGTGTTAGCAACTAACATTGCTAATGCAGATACGCCTAACTACAAAGCGCGCGATATCGATTTTTCTAAAGCCTTAGAACAGGCAAAATCAAGTCAGTCAAAGCGCCTTGCAACCACTCACGAAAAACACTTCGATCTATCAATTAATAGCTTAGAAAGTAATACGCTTTACCGGATCCCAAACCAGCCTGATACAGGTGATGGCAATACTGTAGATATGCAGCTTGAACGAGGTAAATATGTTCAAAATGCTATGGAGTATCAAGCGAGTATTAACTTTCTCGGCGGCAAATTTAAGGGCTTGAAAAAAGCACTTGGCGGTCAGGGAGCATAA
- a CDS encoding flagellar hook assembly protein FlgD, with amino-acid sequence MTTNVSNDSYIDSLKWQQPTGVPDANNNDQLTQSDFFALLTQQLSYQDPTKPADNDQMIAQMTSFSMADGISQLNSNFESFASSMTSNSALQASTLVGKDALVPSSVLELTDGKPSKGSVALDQAAHDVTVKIKNDAGEVVRTIDIGSKAAGATKFEWDGKDQSGNPLPPGNYAMTAEGRVADGEYTSFPTGAFLNISSVSLKGTHGLVLNTGAGSVNLSDVVEIAQG; translated from the coding sequence ATGACAACTAATGTATCAAATGATAGTTATATCGACTCATTGAAGTGGCAGCAACCTACTGGCGTGCCAGATGCGAATAACAATGATCAACTCACACAATCAGACTTTTTTGCATTGTTAACACAGCAGCTTTCTTATCAGGACCCTACAAAACCTGCAGATAATGATCAAATGATTGCACAGATGACGAGCTTTTCGATGGCTGATGGTATCAGTCAACTGAATAGCAATTTTGAAAGCTTTGCATCATCAATGACATCAAACTCAGCGCTGCAAGCATCTACTTTAGTAGGCAAAGATGCACTTGTACCTTCTTCAGTATTGGAACTAACTGATGGAAAACCATCGAAAGGAAGTGTAGCACTGGATCAGGCTGCACATGATGTAACAGTGAAGATTAAAAACGATGCGGGTGAAGTAGTTCGTACAATTGATATCGGTTCTAAAGCTGCTGGTGCTACAAAGTTTGAATGGGATGGTAAAGACCAAAGCGGAAATCCATTGCCACCTGGCAATTATGCAATGACTGCAGAAGGAAGAGTTGCTGATGGTGAGTACACAAGTTTTCCAACAGGTGCATTTTTAAATATTTCAAGCGTTAGTTTGAAAGGTACACATGGCCTAGTTCTAAATACTGGTGCGGGCTCGGTTAATTTGAGTGACGTTGTAGAAATCGCTCAAGGCTAA